In Monodelphis domestica isolate mMonDom1 chromosome 4, mMonDom1.pri, whole genome shotgun sequence, one DNA window encodes the following:
- the LOC103101192 gene encoding interleukin-18-like isoform X1 codes for MARDRKMDHGRITSSIKMTTVTDCPEVACTPEVDCNYASTMKKELRNDAYCLNGKTASKVDNPTCYNLKNSQNKTLIFLEDKRMAKFEEMTDNQVPGNEPWTQFMIKSYSRFKLNLVAIYVKGKSNNYILSCESNKKLQFKDGEPPEKIEDKDKDIWFIRKNPEGSRKTQFESFVYREHYLACDNNNELVLKELDSDITSTTFTMNKCGIKKYVQGFRPR; via the exons ATggcaagagacagaaaaatggaTCATGGCAGGATCACTTCAA GTATAAAGATGACAACTGTAACTGACTGTCCAGAAGTGGCCTGTACCCCAGAAGTGGACTGTAATTATGCAAGCACTATGAAGAAAGAACTTAGAAATGATGCATACTGCTTAAATG GTAAAACAGCATCGAAGGTTGATAATCCCACATGTTACAACTTGAAAAATTCTCAAAACAAAACTCTCATCTTCTTAGAAGACAAAAGAATGGCTAAATTTGAGGAGATGACTGATAATCAAGTTCCTg GAAATGAACCCTGGACTCAATTTATGATAAAGAGTTATTCTCGTTTTAAACTAAACCTAGTAGCCATCTATGTGAAGGGTAAATCCAACAATTACATTTTATCCTGTGAAAGCAATAAAAAACTTCAATTTAAG GATGGTGAACCTCCAGAAAAGATTGAAGACAAGGACAAGGACATCTGGTTCATAAGGAAAAACCCAGAAGGCTCTCGAAAGACACAATTCGAGTCTTTTGTGTATAGAGAACACTACCTGGCGTGTGACAACAACAATGAGCTGGTTTTAAAGGAGCTCGACAGTGACATAACATCTACAACGTTCACTATGAATAAGTGTGGGATAAAGAAATATGTCCAGGGCTTTAGACCTAGATGA
- the LOC103101192 gene encoding interleukin-18-like isoform X2 has translation MTTVTDCPEVACTPEVDCNYASTMKKELRNDAYCLNGKTASKVDNPTCYNLKNSQNKTLIFLEDKRMAKFEEMTDNQVPGNEPWTQFMIKSYSRFKLNLVAIYVKGKSNNYILSCESNKKLQFKDGEPPEKIEDKDKDIWFIRKNPEGSRKTQFESFVYREHYLACDNNNELVLKELDSDITSTTFTMNKCGIKKYVQGFRPR, from the exons ATGACAACTGTAACTGACTGTCCAGAAGTGGCCTGTACCCCAGAAGTGGACTGTAATTATGCAAGCACTATGAAGAAAGAACTTAGAAATGATGCATACTGCTTAAATG GTAAAACAGCATCGAAGGTTGATAATCCCACATGTTACAACTTGAAAAATTCTCAAAACAAAACTCTCATCTTCTTAGAAGACAAAAGAATGGCTAAATTTGAGGAGATGACTGATAATCAAGTTCCTg GAAATGAACCCTGGACTCAATTTATGATAAAGAGTTATTCTCGTTTTAAACTAAACCTAGTAGCCATCTATGTGAAGGGTAAATCCAACAATTACATTTTATCCTGTGAAAGCAATAAAAAACTTCAATTTAAG GATGGTGAACCTCCAGAAAAGATTGAAGACAAGGACAAGGACATCTGGTTCATAAGGAAAAACCCAGAAGGCTCTCGAAAGACACAATTCGAGTCTTTTGTGTATAGAGAACACTACCTGGCGTGTGACAACAACAATGAGCTGGTTTTAAAGGAGCTCGACAGTGACATAACATCTACAACGTTCACTATGAATAAGTGTGGGATAAAGAAATATGTCCAGGGCTTTAGACCTAGATGA